A window of the Clupea harengus chromosome 8, Ch_v2.0.2, whole genome shotgun sequence genome harbors these coding sequences:
- the ankhd1 gene encoding ankyrin repeat and KH domain-containing protein 1 isoform X3, translated as MQDAVAGTAVMTDGFEDEIDAVTPRSPALGMGVGATPGAGLGGLGIGAGGKKVRFFGEAGGPTADRIDFKLAAAAVLSSGPGSGSDEDEVSEVESFLLEQEDLDNPVLKTASELLLSSAADNLDLRRVDPETQARLEALLEAAGLAEQSNADGKAFADPEVLRQLTSSVSCALDEAAAALTRMRAENTLNASQADNLVIFSRSLAEACSDGDVNAVRKLLDEGRSVNEHTEEGESLLCLACSAGYYELAQVLLAMHANVEDRGIKGDITPLMGAASGGYVDIVKLLLVHGADVNAQSSTGNTALTYACAGGFLDVVKVLLKDGANIEDHNENGHTPLMEAASAGHVEVARVLLEYGAGINTHSNEFKESALTLACYKGHLEMVHFLLEAGADQEHKTDEMHTALMEACMDGHVEVARLLLDSGAQVNMPADSFESPLTLAACGGHVELAALLIERGANLEEVNDEGYTPLMEAAREGHEEMVALLLAQGANINAQTEETQETALTLACCGGFLEVADFLIKAGADIELGCSTPLMEAAQEGHLELVKYLLAAGANVHATTATGDTALTYACENGHTDVADVLLQTGADLEHESEGGRTPLMKAARAGHLCTVQFLISKGADVNRATANNDHTVVSLACAGGHLAVVELLLAHGADPTHRLKDGSTMLIESAKGGHTNVVSYLLDYPNNVPTTEMSQLTPPSHDPASQAPRVPFQALAMVVPPQEPDRVPSSSSPVSNKGMSKQRLAQLQGGPVGLDTDLLQPFHPYQQPLECIVEETEGKLNELGQRISAIERAQLQSLELIQGEPLTKDKIEELKKSREEQLQKKKKILKELQKVERQLQLKTQQQFTKEYMEAKGPKAEAGLAAGVEEPGTPLPGQPPQLGPNAIDGGEGHPEYSNLIPPIEDSEVEDLEDEDEEADVEDAEYPKLPQVDTILYREASQPPPPPPPPPQAAELQGSPPSPLQSAGFVPIQPLATQQSTDFGSVSVEYPCPDGGSPELQRAMLGQQLQLQPLGPGLLSQAPDGLMIARPAQTLTDTLDDIMSVGRVPMINTTTSPSPQPPAQAPVSATSPPLLPLYPTVDIDAYTESNHDTALTLACAGGHEELVSVLITHGANIEHRDKKGFTPLILAATAGHVGVVEILLDKGGDIEAQSERTKDTPLSLACSGGRQEVVELLLLRGANKEHRNVSDYTPLSLAASGGYVNIIKILLNAGAEINSRTGSKLGISPLMLAAMNGHVPAVKLLLDMGSDINAQIETNRNTALTLACFQGRAEVVSLLLDRRANVEHRAKTGLTPLMEAASGGYAEVGRVLLDKGADVNAPPVPSSRDTALTIAADKGHYKFCELLIIRGAHIDVRNKKGNTPLWLAANGGHFDVVQLLEQSGADVDAADNRKITPLMAAFRKGHVKVVQYLVKEVNQFPSDIECMRYIATIADKELLKKCHQCMETIVKAKDHQAAEANKNACILLKELDLEKSREESKKQALAAKREKRKEKRKKKKEEQKRKLEEEEEKLKEVLDLLDEDDDYEEELEVPIEPPSATTTTTIGILATSPTFTSAFGKKRANLTTMASTSRKTKKNKLKDSPSEPIILQDPQVALAPQKADKNKINGEPRGGGVPGGNSDSDNLDSADCNSESSSGSKSQELSDGPSSSSSSSTSSSSFSAPLGPAKKQPLPEKHQGLSLQTSREEKLTPTKPQHKVHDVESHGPLFSSVKTSLPIISSNKMNLTSPKRGPKREDGWKEVVRRSKKLSVPASVVSRIMGRGGCNITAIQDVTGAHIDVDKQKDKNGERMITIRGGTESTRHAVQLINALIQDPAKELEDLIPRNHIRPPGTSTRMGSTHATSTASSTTVASSRGLPPAVPLSAAAFQSTAAIGIQPGGKLGKNMVSGVRPPFVSLPLAYTHPQLALLAMQQIRHPRLPMAQFGGTFTPSPNTWGPFPVRPVSPGSANSSPKHNSGGTAAPRPSPAGSGHPEHMSPRGTGATTTTPVSSASPPSSAPASYTPSSARKQLFATEPKAGSAQPQAPANSAQAPAPANSSPPAAQTPAAPVTFAPTVRRTPPLPPALFTSPAQQSAASRLEPTFANSKDKPSAELPAPAAASLHEGHGSVVPLRSSPTSQPLLPSPAGVRPQMPSTFSTSEPGAAVSQACAPLPVSRPVPTSNSSSSPHTHISSTLPQYVTSAPGVSQRAQNPASLYPTGAGVPMQEQQAVFVPSGPPQDPHKPHSQQPSQSQIGMTPHSMPTSSAVGMMNGSQMHHQGGKAQLPPNYGQTTMFNHFGNMFENNQVGHNQMWGCQLPNRTPPEQPYSGQSAYGDDAGQLDGVMNPTDNSKAPGYRCATQKMGPSAIGMHPMDPSGNPMSSSSTALTSFTTSITGSPVYLQGSAPGGPPSFSRQHFSPLPWGASSSCKRIRGESPVPSASSGPSSPHCTAAMMPQIQAKANNNNASQQDRKVPPPIGTERLARIRQTGSVNHTILPASYTPNVGQGGIWSFGVGSASEPMTGWSQPLMGGHMMPQQLPDQSAFSQHQVMERDDTGIVAPANTFHQSVPTSYMDFPKGLPMSVYGGTMMPPHPPLAEAPGSAMYNGMHAADPAWNPILKLVPNSADNSDPQQVWTGTWAPHVGNVHLNHVN; from the exons GCCTCGCTGAGCAGTCCAACGCCGACGGTAAAGCCTTCGCAGATCCCGAGGTGCTCCGCCAGCTGACCTCGTCGGTGAGCTGCGCTCTGGACGAAGCAGCTGCCGCCCTCACGCGCATGAGGGCCGAGAACACGCTCAACGCCAGCCAGGCAGACAA TCTGGTTATTTTTAGCCGTAGCCTGGCCGAGGCGTGCTCTGACGGAGACGTCAATGCCGTACGCAAGCTGCTGGATGAGGGCCGAAGCGTCAACGAGCACacggaggagggagagagtctgcTGTGCCTGGCATGCTCAGCCGGCTACTACGAACTTGCACAG GTCTTGTTGGCCATGCATGCCAATGTGGAGGACCGAGGCATCAAGGGGGACATCACACCCTTAATGGGAGCAGCCAGCGGTGGTTATGTGGACATAGTCAAACTGCTGCTGGTACATGGAGCTGATGTCAATGCACAATCTTCCACAG GCAACACAGCCCTGACGTACGCGTGCGCGGGAGGCTTCCTGGACGTGGTCAAAGTGCTACTTAAGGACGGCGCCAACATTGAGGACCACAACGAGAACGGACACACTCCCCTGATGGAAGCGGCCAGTGCAGGTCACGTAGAGGTCGCACGCGTGCTCCTGGAGTACGGCGCAGgtatcaacacacactccaacgaGTTTAAGGAGAGCGCACTTACGCTGGCCTGCTATAAAG GACACCTAGAAATGGTGCACTTCCTGCTGGAGGCCGGAGCTGACCAGGAACACAAGACAGACGAAATGCACACGGCACTCATGGAGGCCTGCATG GACGGGCACGTGGAGGTGGCACGGCTGCTGTTGGACAGCGGAGCTCAGGTGAACATGCCCGCCGACTCCTTCGAGTCCCCGCTGACCCTGGCGGCGTGCGGCGGGCACGTGGAGCTGGCCGCCCTGCTCATCGAGAGGGGCGCCAACCTGGAGGAGGTCAACGACGAGGGCTACACGCCACTCATGGAGGCGGCGCGAGAGGGCCACGAGGAGATGGTGGCGCTGCTCCTGGCTCAGG GAGCCAACATCAACGCTCAGACGGAGGAGACGCAGGAGACGGCCCTGACGCTGGCCTGCTGCGGGGGCTTCCTGGAGGTGGCCGACTTCCTGATCAAGGCGGGAGCCGACATTGAGCTGGGCTGCTCCACGCCGCTGATGGAGGCTGCACAGGAGGGGCACCTGGAGCTGGTGAAATACCTACTAGCAGCAG GCGCCAATGTGCACGCCACCACGGCGACAGGCGACACGGCTCTGACGTACGCGTGTGAGAACGGTCACACGGACGTCGCCGATGTGTTACTGCAGACCGGCGCCGACCTG GAGCATGAGTCCGAGGGGGGAAGAACTCCGCTGATGAAGGCGGCCAGAGCGGGACACTTGTGCACTGTCCAGTTCCTGATCAGCAAAG GTGCGGATGTCAACAGAGCGACAGCTAATAACGACCACACAGTGGTGTCCCTGGCCTGCGCCGGAGGCCACCTGGCAGTGGTGGAGCTTCTGCTGGCTCACGGAGCTGACCCCACGCACAGACTGAAG gATGGCTCCACCATGTTGATTGAGTCTGCTAAAGGCGGCCACACCAATGTTGTGTCCTACCTGCTGGACTACCCAAACAATGTCCCCACCACAGAGATGTCCCAGCTCACGCCCCCCTCACACGACCCCGCGTCCCAG GCTCCTAGAGTTCCATTCCAAGCCCTGGCAATGGTGGTGCCGCCTCAGGAACCTGACAGAGTCCCATCCAGCTCCTCACCCGTTTCAAACAAAG GCATGTCCAAGCAGCGCCTGGCCCAGCTGCAGGGTGGACCAGTGGGTCTGGACACCGACCTCCTCCAGCCCTTCCACCCCTACCAGCAGCCGCTGGAGTGCATCGTGGAGGAGACGGAGGGCAAACTCAACGAGCTGGGCCAGCGCATCAGCGCCATCGAGCGTGCCCAGCTGCAGTCGCTGGAGCTCATCCAGGGCGAGCCGCTCACCAAAGACAAGATcgaggagctgaagaagagcCGCGAGGAGCagctgcagaagaagaagaagatcctCAAGGAGCTGCAGAAGGTGGAGCGGCAGCTGCAGCTCAAGACGCAGCAGCAGTTCACCAAAGAGTACATGGAGGCCAAGGGGCCCAAGGCCGAGGCGGGGCTGGCGGCAGGGGTGGAGGAGCCTGGCACCCCCCTGCCCGGGCAACCCCCTCAGCTGGGCCCCAACGCCATCGACGGCGGGGAGGGGCATCCCGAGTACAGCAACCTCATCCCGCCCATTGAAGACTCCGAGGTGGAGGAcctggaggatgaggatgaggaggccgACGTCGAGGACGCCGAGTACCCCAAGCTCCCGCAGGTGGACACCATCCTGTACAGAGAGGCCTCCCaaccgccccctcccccaccgcCGCCGCCCCAGGCCGCGGAGCTGCAGGGGTCCCCGCCCTCCCCGTTGCAGTCGGCCGGCTTCGTGCCCATCCAGCCCCTGGCCACGCAGCAGTCCACCGACTTCGGCAGCGTCAGCGTGGAGTACCCCTGCCCGGACGGAGGCAGCCCCGAGCTGCAGAGGGCCATGCTGGggcagcagctgcagctgcaacCACTGGGGCCCGGTCTCCTCAGCCAGGCCCCCGACGGCCTCATGATCGCCAGGCCCGCGCAGACGCTCACCGACACGCTGGATGATAtcatgtcag TGGGCAGAGTGCCTATGATCAACACTACAACCTCCCCCTCACCTCAGCCTCCAGCTCAGGCGCCCGTCAGTGCCACCTCTCCCCCACTGCTCCCCCTCTACCCCACGGTGGACATCGATGCCTAT ACGGAGAGCAACCACGACACAGCACTCACGCTAGCATGTGCTGGAGGCCATGAGGAGCTGGTGTCAGTGCTCATTACACATGGGGCCAATATCGAGCACCGGGATAAGAAAG GCTTTACTCCTTTGATCCTGGCCGCTACAGCGGGACATGTTGGTGTTGTGGAGATCCTGCTGGATAAAGGAGGGGACATCGAGGCTCAGTCCGAAAGAACCAAagacacacctctctccctggCTTGCTCTGGGGGACGGCAAGAG GTGgttgagctgctgctgctgcgtggGGCCAATAAGGAGCACCGCAACGTCTCCGACTACACTCCCCTCAGCCTGGCTGCCTCCGGAGGCTACGTCAACATCATCAAGATCCTCCTGAATGCCGGGGCGGAAATTAACTCCAG gacGGGCAGTAAGCTGGGCATCTCGCCTCTGATGCTGGCGGCCATGAACGGCCATGTGCCAGCGGTGAAGCTGCTGCTCGACATGGGCTCTGACATCAACGCCCAGATCGAGACGAACCGCAACACGGCGCTGACGCTGGCCTGCTTCCAGGGCCGGGCCGAGGTGGTGAGCCTGTTGCTTGACCGCAGGGCCAACGTGGAGCACCGCGCCAAG ACGGGTCTCACTCCGCTCATGGAGGCTGCGTCAGGGGGCTATGCAGAGGTGGGCCGGGTGCTGCTGGATAAGGGCGCGGATGTGAACGCCCCTCCCGTCCCTTCCTCCAGGGACACGGCTCTCACCATTGCAGCTGACAAGGGCCACTACAAGTTCTGTGAGCTGCTAATCATCAG AGGGGCCCACATCGATGTGCGTAATAAGAAGGGAAACACTCCTCTATGGCTTGCTGCGAACGGTGGCCATTTTGACGTGGTCCAGCTGCTTGAGCAGTCAGGTGCTGATGTTGACGCTGCAGACAACCGCAAAATCACCCCTCTCATGGCCGCTTTCCGCAAG GGTCATGTGAAAGTCGTGCAGTACTTGGTGAAGGAAGTGAACCAGTTCCCCTCTGACATAGAGTGCATGAGATACATTGCCACAATTGCAGATAAG GAGCTGCTGAAGAAATGCCACCAGTGCATGGAGACCATCGTCAAGGCAAAGGACCACCAGGCGGCAGAGGCCAACAAGAACGCCTGTATCCTCCTCAAAGAGCTCGACCTGGAGAAA TCCCGCGAGGAGAGTAAGAAGCAAGCCCTTGCTGCGAAGCGTGAGAAGCGCAAGGAGAAacgcaagaagaagaaggaggagcagaagaggaagctggaagaggaggaggaaaagttGAAGGAGGTCTTAGATCTGCTGGACGAGGATGACGATTATGAAGAAG AGTTGGAGGTGCCAATCGAGCCCCCCAGTgctaccaccactaccacaattGGCATCTTGGCCACCTCGCCCACCTTCACCTCTGCTTTTGGCAAGAAGCGCGCCAACCTGACCACCATGGCCAGCACCAGCCGCAAGACCAAGAAGAACAAGCTCAAGGACTCCCCCAGCGAGCCCATCATCCTGCAGGACCCCCAGGTGGCGCTAGCCCCGCAAAAGGccgacaaaaacaaaatcaacgGCGAGCCTCGAGGCGGCGGGGTGCCAGGGGGAAACAGCGACTCGGACAACCTTGACAGCGCCGACTGCAACAGTGAGAGTAGCAGCGGCAGCAAGAGCCAGGAGCTCAGCGACggcccgtcctcctcctcctcctcatcgacctcctcttcctccttctccgcTCCCTTGGGTCCTGCCAAGAAGCAGCCCCTGCCCGAGAAGCATCAGGGCCTGTCACTCCAGACCTCCAGAGAGGAGAAGCTCACCCCGACTAAGCCACAACACAA GGTCCATGATGTTGAGTCTCACGGTCCCCTGTTCTCATCTGTGAAGACTTCACTGCCCATCATCTCGTCAAACAAGATGAACCTCACCAGCCCCAAAAGGGGTCCCAAAAGAGAGGATGGCTGGAAAGAAGTTGTCCGCAG ATCGAAGAAGCTCTCGGTCCCGGCCTCCGTGGTCTCCCGCATCATGGGCAGAGGAGGCTGCAACATCACGGCAATCCAGGACGTGACGGGGGCGCACATCGACGTGGACAAACAGAAGGATAAGAACGGGGAGAGAATGATCACCATCAG GGGTGGCACAGAGTCCACTCGACATGCCGTGCAGCTGATCAACGCCTTGATCCAGGACCCGGCCAAAGAGCTGGAAGATCTAATCCCGCGTAACCACATCCGGCCCCCTGGCACAAGCACCAGGATGGGCTCCACCCATGCCACCTCCACGGCCTCCAGCACCACTGTTGCCAGCTCCAGGGGCCTCCCCCCTGCCGTGCCCCTTTCTGCTGCGGCCTTCCAGTCCACGGCGGCCATCGGCATCCAGCCTGGAGGTAAGCTGGGGAAGAACATGGTGTCAGGCGTGCGGCCTCCCTTCGTCTCGCTGCCTCTGGCCTACACCCACCCGCAGCTGGCGCTCCTGGCCATGCAGCAGATCCGGCACCCACGCCTGCCCATGGCGCAGTTTGGCGGCACCTTCACGCCCTCGCCCAACACGTGGGGCCCGTTCCCGGTGCGTCCGGTGAGCCCGGGTAGTGCCAACAGCTCGCCCAAACACAACAGCGGCGGCACAGCTGCTCCTCGACCTTCGCCGGCCGGCAGCGGCCACCCTGAGCACATGTCTCCTCGGGGAACAGGcgcaaccaccaccacccccgtCTCCTCAGCCTCTCCGCCCTCCTCTGCCCCCGCATCCTACACGCCTTCCTCTGCCAGGAAGCAGCTCTTCGCCACTGAGCCCAAGGCCGGCAGCGCGCAGCCTCAAGCCCCGGCAAACAGCGCGCAGGCTCCAGCCCCGGCAAACAGCAGCCCACCGGCCGCCCAGACGCCCGCCGCGCCAGTGACCTTCGCTCCGACCGTGCGCAGAACTCCGCCGCTTCCACCCGCCTTATTCACCTCCCCCGCGCAGCAGTCCGCAGCCAGCAGGCTGGAGCCTACCTTCGCCAACAGCAAAGACAAGCCTTCAGCCGAGCTACCAGCGCCGGCCGCTGCATCCCTCCACGAGGGCCACGGCTCTGTGGTGCCACTGCGGTCCTCCCCCACGTCCCAGCCCTTGCTGCCCTCCCCGGCAGGCGTCCGACCGCAGATGCCCTCCACTTTCTCGACCAGCGAGCCTGGCGCTGCCGTCTCCCAGGCCTGTGCCCCGCTGCCTGTCTCTCGCCCTGTGCCcaccagcaacagcagcagcagcccccacacacacatcagcagcacCTTACCTCAGTACGTCACATCTGCGCCGGGCGTGTCGCAACGCGCGCAGAACCCTGCCTCCCTCTACCCCACGGGTGCCGGGGTGCCCATGCAGGAGCAGCAGGCGGTGTTTGTACCCTCAGGCCCTCCACAGGACCCCCACAAACCACACTCCCAGCAGCCCAGCCAGTCCCAGATTGGCATGACGCCCCACTCGATGCCCACGTCCTCTGCCGTGGGCATGATGAACGGCTCCCAGATGCACCACCAAGGGGGTAAAGCCCAACTGCCCCCGAATTATGGCCAAACCACCATGTTCAATCACTTCGGAAACATGTTTGAGAATAACCAGGTGGGCCATAATCAGATGTGGGGCTGTCAGTTGCCCAACCGGACCCCTCCGGAGCAGCCCTACAGCGGCCAGTCGGCCTACGGAGATGATGCTGGACAGCTGGATGGCGTCATGAACCCGACTGACAACTCCAAGGCACCAGGCTACCGCTGTGCCACCCAGAAAATGGGCCCCAGCGCCATTG GAATGCACCCTATGGACCCCTCGGGCAACCccatgtcctcctcctccacagcgCTCACGAGCTTCACCACGAGCATCACCGGCAGCCCCGTGTACCTGCAGGGCTCGGCCCCAGGGGGCCCCCCCTCCTTCAGCCGCCAGCacttttcccccctcccctggGGCGCCTCGTCCTCCTGCAAGAGAATCCGAG GAGAGTCACCGGTGCCCTCTGCGTCCTCTGGGCCCTCGTCTCCTCACTGCACGGCCGCCATGATGCCGCAGATCCAGGCTAaggccaacaacaacaacgccaGCCAACAGGATCGCAAAGTTCCCCCACCCATAGGCACCGAGCGCTTGGCCCGCATACGGCAGACCGGCTCGGTCAACCATACTATTCTGCCCGCCAGCTACACGCCAAATGTAGGGCAGGGAGGCATCTGGTCCTTTGGTGTGGGAAGCGCCTCTG AGCCCATGACTGGGTGGTCGCAGCCACTGATGGGAGGTCACATGATGCCCCAGCAGCTGCCGGACCAGTCAGCCTTCTCTCAGCACCAGGTCATGGAGCGTGACGACACTGGCATTGTGGCGCCCGCCAACACCTTCCACCAGTCCGTGCCCACCAGCTACATGGATTTCCCCAAG GGTTTGCCCATGTCTGTGTATGGCGGCACGATGATGCCCCCTCACCCCCCGCTGGCAGAGGCCCCTGGGAGCGCCATGTACAATGGTATGCATGCTGCAGACCCTGCGTGGAATCCCATCCTCAAACTGGTGCCCAACTCGGCAGACAACTCGGATCCTCAGCAG GTCTGGACAGGGACATGGGCTCCACATGTCGGAAATGTACACCTGAATCATGTCAACTAA